In one Chloroflexi bacterium ADurb.Bin180 genomic region, the following are encoded:
- a CDS encoding YbbR-like protein — protein sequence MMGRIWRAIASNISSALLALLLALVSWLAAVYEKSPPRTDVLPGVQLKVVNLGEGLIISSEVPNEVKLQLRALSSTWQQLKAASFDASLDLSGLGVGEHDVSIKVAVADQNVILLAVQPPQVTVLLEQTESRRVRVRVKLLDEEAIPLGYVSRVPTVTPEQITISGPSTTVAQVTEAVVEVSLKNARETVIRQETPSLVDALGNRVQGLGMSPASVTITVQVERQVGYRDVTVRAVTEGTPASGYWISNITVEPSLVTVYGQQSVIEALPGYLDTQTLDVRGATVDVIKRVALALPEGVLVLGDGAGREGILVRVTVEPLLGGQTMRREITVKNLRSGLSATPSLTHVDVILSGPMPALQQLKPEDVQAALDLLGLPRGTHKVIPTITVPEGLGLEVKRVVPDVVEVVIQ from the coding sequence GTGATGGGCAGGATCTGGCGGGCCATCGCCTCGAATATCAGCTCTGCCTTGCTGGCATTGTTGCTGGCACTGGTATCGTGGCTGGCAGCCGTATATGAGAAATCGCCTCCGCGCACGGATGTGCTGCCTGGCGTCCAGCTCAAAGTGGTCAACCTCGGTGAGGGGCTGATCATCTCGAGCGAGGTGCCGAACGAGGTCAAACTGCAGTTGCGGGCCCTGTCCTCCACGTGGCAGCAGCTCAAAGCGGCCAGCTTTGACGCCAGCCTCGACTTGAGCGGGCTCGGCGTTGGAGAGCACGATGTCTCGATCAAGGTCGCTGTTGCTGACCAGAATGTCATCCTGCTGGCGGTTCAGCCGCCTCAGGTCACGGTTCTGCTGGAACAGACCGAGTCGCGTCGCGTCCGTGTGCGCGTCAAGCTCCTGGATGAGGAAGCTATCCCACTGGGCTATGTCTCACGGGTCCCGACGGTCACTCCCGAACAGATCACCATCAGCGGCCCCAGCACCACTGTGGCCCAGGTCACCGAAGCAGTGGTCGAGGTCAGCCTCAAGAACGCGCGCGAGACGGTGATCAGGCAGGAGACCCCCAGCCTCGTCGACGCGCTGGGCAACCGAGTTCAGGGGCTGGGCATGTCGCCGGCATCGGTGACGATCACGGTTCAGGTCGAGCGTCAGGTGGGTTACCGCGATGTGACCGTGAGAGCAGTCACCGAAGGGACGCCTGCCTCTGGCTATTGGATCAGCAATATCACCGTTGAACCGTCATTGGTCACTGTATACGGCCAGCAGTCGGTCATCGAGGCTCTCCCCGGCTACCTGGACACGCAGACCCTGGACGTTCGGGGTGCGACGGTGGATGTCATCAAACGCGTTGCCCTGGCGCTGCCCGAGGGCGTGCTGGTGCTGGGAGACGGCGCCGGCAGAGAAGGCATCCTGGTCCGGGTCACTGTCGAACCGCTGCTGGGCGGCCAGACGATGCGCCGCGAGATCACGGTCAAGAACCTGCGTTCAGGTCTATCCGCAACACCGTCGCTCACGCACGTGGATGTGATCCTCTCGGGGCCAATGCCAGCGCTTCAGCAGCTCAAGCCGGAGGACGTTCAGGCGGCACTCGACCTGTTGGGTCTGCCCAGAGGAACTCACAAGGTCATCCCAACCATCACCGTCCCTGAAGGCCTGGGGCTCGAAGTCAAGCGCGTTGTACCTGATGTGGTGGAGGTGGTAATCCAGTAA
- the disA gene encoding DNA integrity scanning protein DisA, which produces MSDILWLITRMRPSDAVDILLVACIFFALLLLIRGTQAIQLLRGVIIFVALAILLSSVLRLTAFSWLLKNAIPALLVSIPVIFQPELRRALERLGRAGNLIDRPMREAAANRTITQVARAARMLSEAHQGALIILERTTGLQAYADSGVPIHAQVSSELLLTIFYPNTALHDGAVIIREDQIIAAAAVLPLSSGRLADRYLGTRHRAALGISEQSDAIAVVISEETGSISVAHNGRMVRHLDESRLRSILQRLYRPYTSQFDLGSWLHDHRREEADQAGVKELRG; this is translated from the coding sequence GTGTCTGACATACTCTGGTTGATCACCCGAATGCGCCCCAGCGATGCGGTGGACATCCTTCTGGTCGCTTGCATCTTTTTCGCCCTGCTGTTGCTCATTCGGGGGACGCAGGCCATTCAGCTCCTGCGAGGAGTAATCATCTTTGTGGCGCTGGCCATCCTGCTCAGCAGCGTGCTGCGCTTGACTGCTTTTAGCTGGCTGCTCAAGAACGCCATCCCCGCGCTCCTGGTTTCCATCCCTGTCATCTTCCAGCCCGAACTTCGCAGGGCGCTGGAACGCCTCGGGCGCGCAGGAAACCTGATCGATCGCCCCATGCGCGAAGCGGCCGCCAACCGAACCATCACCCAGGTAGCACGAGCGGCGCGCATGCTCTCTGAGGCGCATCAGGGCGCACTCATCATCCTCGAGCGGACAACGGGACTACAGGCCTATGCCGACAGTGGCGTCCCCATCCATGCTCAGGTTTCGAGCGAACTCCTGTTGACGATCTTTTACCCTAACACCGCTCTGCACGATGGCGCGGTCATTATCCGCGAAGACCAGATCATTGCGGCAGCAGCCGTTCTCCCGCTGTCCAGCGGCAGGCTCGCCGACCGCTATCTGGGTACGCGGCATCGCGCGGCCCTCGGCATCAGTGAGCAGAGCGATGCCATTGCGGTCGTGATCTCCGAAGAGACTGGCTCGATCTCTGTCGCTCACAATGGCAGGATGGTGCGACATCTGGACGAGAGTAGGCTGCGCAGCATTCTGCAGCGCCTCTACCGGCCCTACACCTCACAGTTCGACCTGGGAAGCTGGCTGCACGATCATCGCCGCGAGGAGGCCGACCAGGCAGGTGTGAAGGAGTTGCGGGGGTGA
- the argF gene encoding Ornithine carbamoyltransferase — protein MKKDLLSLADLTSDELWHLLNVAQELKDEWKGGGNQPILTGKTLAMIFQKPSLRTRVSFEMAMHHLGGKAMYLSPEEIQLGKRESVPDVARVLSRFVDCIMARVFSHNDVKTLATFSRVPVINGLSDYSHPCQGLGDLLTIVEHKGNLRGLKLAWCGDGNNVLTSLLFGASRLGIDVSVATPVGYEPPSDVLEIAFRFAQEHNSQIEIGHNPKIAVRGADVIYTDVWTSMGQEAEKEQRLRVFPPYQVNAALLAEAKPDVIVMHCLPAHRGEEITDEVADGPHSVLWDQAENRMHAQKAVLAVLLANK, from the coding sequence ATGAAGAAGGACCTGCTGAGCCTTGCTGATCTCACCTCCGACGAGCTCTGGCACCTCCTGAACGTCGCCCAGGAGCTCAAGGATGAGTGGAAAGGCGGGGGCAATCAGCCAATTCTCACCGGCAAGACCCTCGCCATGATCTTTCAGAAACCGTCTCTGCGGACCAGGGTCTCGTTTGAGATGGCCATGCACCACCTGGGCGGAAAGGCAATGTACCTCTCCCCCGAGGAAATCCAGCTCGGCAAGCGCGAAAGCGTTCCCGATGTCGCCCGCGTTCTGAGCCGCTTCGTGGACTGCATTATGGCCCGTGTGTTCTCGCACAACGACGTCAAGACCCTCGCGACATTCTCGCGCGTGCCCGTGATCAACGGATTGTCGGATTACTCGCACCCCTGCCAGGGTCTGGGAGATCTGCTCACCATTGTCGAACACAAAGGCAACCTGCGTGGCCTGAAACTGGCCTGGTGCGGTGATGGCAACAATGTACTTACCTCGCTGCTCTTCGGAGCGTCACGATTGGGCATCGATGTCTCAGTGGCCACCCCTGTCGGTTATGAGCCGCCCAGTGATGTGCTGGAGATTGCCTTCCGCTTTGCCCAGGAGCACAACTCGCAGATCGAAATCGGTCACAACCCGAAGATCGCCGTCCGCGGCGCTGACGTCATCTATACCGATGTCTGGACGAGCATGGGTCAGGAAGCAGAAAAAGAGCAGCGCCTGCGCGTGTTTCCTCCCTACCAGGTCAATGCAGCGCTCCTTGCCGAGGCCAAACCGGATGTCATCGTCATGCACTGCCTTCCCGCTCACCGCGGCGAGGAAATCACCGACGAGGTGGCTGATGGACCACACTCGGTTCTCTGGGATCAGGCCGAGAACCGGATGCACGCACAAAAAGCCGTCCTGGCAGTACTGCTGGCCAACAAGTGA
- the yurK_2 gene encoding putative HTH-type transcriptional regulator YurK: protein MELSVDTSSHVPLYIQIYEGLRILIEGGRLKAGDQLPTESELRDQLGVSRMTVRQALSELVKDGLIVRKRAKGSFVARSRREVTLVRDILRSFTEEAVSYGAHLETRVLAQEVVPAGGRVAQELQVASGTKVVMLRRLRILDGEPIALETSHLRYDRFPLLATKDLTDASLYRVLKEQYGVSPCESVDSYAAGPPTAGESQTLDLEPGGTVWHCQRTSLDGDGGVIEYTESTFRLGRFRFTVRRRAIAEGE, encoded by the coding sequence TTGGAGCTTTCAGTTGACACCTCAAGCCATGTTCCGCTTTACATCCAGATCTATGAGGGGCTGCGCATTCTCATCGAGGGAGGCAGGCTCAAGGCAGGCGATCAGCTCCCCACAGAATCCGAACTGCGCGATCAACTGGGGGTGAGCCGCATGACTGTGCGGCAGGCGCTGTCCGAACTGGTCAAAGATGGCCTGATTGTACGCAAACGTGCAAAAGGCAGCTTTGTGGCCAGGTCACGGCGTGAGGTCACGCTGGTCAGGGATATCCTGAGGAGCTTTACTGAGGAGGCTGTCAGCTACGGCGCTCACCTGGAGACGCGCGTCCTGGCGCAAGAAGTCGTCCCCGCCGGGGGGAGAGTGGCCCAGGAGCTGCAAGTGGCGTCGGGCACAAAGGTGGTCATGCTGCGCCGCCTGCGGATCCTCGACGGCGAGCCAATTGCGCTTGAGACTTCACACCTCAGGTACGACCGCTTTCCACTTCTAGCAACGAAGGACCTCACTGACGCGTCGCTGTACCGAGTGCTGAAGGAGCAATACGGCGTGTCACCTTGCGAGTCGGTGGACTCTTACGCGGCGGGTCCTCCAACCGCTGGTGAGAGCCAGACTCTTGACCTCGAGCCCGGCGGCACAGTCTGGCACTGCCAGCGCACGAGCTTGGACGGGGACGGGGGTGTGATCGAATACACCGAATCGACCTTCCGCCTGGGCCGTTTCCGCTTCACGGTCAGGAGGAGAGCTATTGCTGAGGGAGAATAG
- the lsrK gene encoding Autoinducer 2 kinase LsrK, protein MSEQYLMALDAGTGAGRCFLIDTNGRKAFSAYREWGQIEVEDLAPLGRAFDAAYYWKCLAEAAREAMSKGNVKPEQVIAVSSTSQREGAVFLDQGGQVLYAGPNQDARALVEGMGLASEFGQRAYEVSGHYLNLIFVPARLLWHKNNAPEVYERIAHVLMINDWMLYQLCGEIACEPTNASETAVYNLRSGDWDRQLIADIGLPQEIFPPVRPGGYLLGQVSARAAEETGLKAGTPVIVGAADTQCGVIGAGAIRDGDIAAVAGTTTPVQMVLNEVIIDPQTRLWTGAFIPPRSWVLESNAGATGIIYRWMRDTFCHAECVEAQEKDQDPFVIMSAEAALSPIGANGVQAFLGSNIMDAKNLMGVTSGLIMNAYSMLSDSQSRYHLLRAQLEGMAFAIRANAEQISEVSGRTVTRLFACGGSTQSALFVNILANVMNVPVVVPRFREGTALGAAICAGVGSGSYGDFEQGMHALAQPERTVEPVRDDASQYEGHYRQWMRTRQVLAQVPSLF, encoded by the coding sequence ATGTCTGAACAGTACCTGATGGCTTTGGATGCTGGTACAGGCGCCGGCCGGTGCTTCCTGATTGACACAAACGGCCGCAAGGCTTTCTCCGCCTATCGCGAGTGGGGGCAAATCGAGGTCGAGGACCTGGCTCCGCTCGGTCGAGCCTTTGATGCCGCCTACTACTGGAAGTGCCTGGCCGAAGCTGCTCGTGAGGCGATGAGCAAAGGCAACGTCAAGCCCGAGCAAGTCATCGCCGTCAGCTCCACCAGTCAGCGCGAGGGTGCTGTCTTTCTCGACCAAGGGGGACAGGTCCTCTACGCTGGGCCGAACCAGGACGCACGGGCGCTGGTTGAAGGCATGGGGCTGGCGTCCGAGTTCGGCCAGCGTGCCTATGAGGTCTCCGGCCACTATCTGAACCTCATCTTTGTGCCGGCCCGACTGCTCTGGCACAAGAACAATGCCCCGGAGGTCTATGAACGCATCGCCCACGTTCTGATGATCAACGACTGGATGCTGTACCAGTTGTGCGGGGAGATAGCCTGCGAGCCAACTAACGCCAGCGAGACGGCCGTCTACAATCTGCGCTCGGGCGACTGGGACAGGCAACTCATCGCCGACATCGGTCTGCCGCAAGAGATCTTTCCTCCGGTCAGACCAGGCGGGTACCTGCTGGGCCAGGTCAGTGCGCGTGCTGCTGAGGAGACGGGACTCAAAGCAGGAACGCCGGTGATTGTCGGGGCTGCCGACACCCAGTGCGGCGTGATCGGCGCTGGCGCGATTCGCGACGGAGACATCGCGGCAGTGGCCGGGACCACCACGCCGGTGCAGATGGTCTTGAACGAGGTGATCATCGATCCTCAGACCAGGCTGTGGACCGGGGCGTTCATCCCGCCCAGGAGCTGGGTCCTGGAGAGCAACGCCGGTGCCACCGGTATCATCTATCGCTGGATGAGAGACACCTTCTGTCACGCCGAGTGCGTTGAAGCACAGGAAAAGGACCAGGATCCGTTCGTGATCATGTCCGCCGAAGCGGCGCTGTCACCCATCGGGGCGAATGGCGTGCAGGCCTTTCTGGGTTCGAACATCATGGACGCCAAGAACCTCATGGGCGTTACCAGCGGTCTAATCATGAACGCCTACAGCATGCTCAGTGACTCGCAGAGCCGCTACCATCTCCTGCGGGCTCAGCTCGAAGGTATGGCTTTTGCCATCAGGGCCAACGCGGAGCAGATCAGCGAAGTATCCGGGCGCACGGTAACCAGGCTGTTCGCTTGCGGCGGCTCGACCCAAAGCGCGCTCTTTGTGAACATTCTGGCGAATGTGATGAACGTGCCGGTAGTGGTCCCCAGGTTCCGAGAGGGAACTGCACTGGGCGCTGCGATCTGCGCGGGAGTCGGCTCGGGTTCGTACGGTGACTTTGAACAGGGGATGCATGCTCTGGCTCAGCCGGAACGGACAGTAGAGCCAGTGCGGGACGACGCGAGTCAGTATGAGGGGCATTATCGGCAATGGATGAGGACCCGCCAGGTACTGGCGCAAGTGCCAAGTTTGTTCTAG
- the yoaD gene encoding putative 2-hydroxyacid dehydrogenase YoaD gives MRILATATLEEAGLERLRQHAEVLYEPMREGHAFLSGEEMIEKLHGVEILITEADLVTAEVFEKARSLKVVVSCRGWAVNIDVPAATANGVLVLNTPGRNADAVADLTVCMMIMLARKVPQIMKLMADPAVAENPLLLLMQVYFGLQGSELWDKTVGLIGFGAVGQKVAARLAGFEARVIAFDPYQPDEVLAHHNVRQVDLHTLLRESDYVSLHARVTPETTGLLGEAEFALMKPTAYFLNLARAALTDEDALVRVLQQGKIAGAGLDVFTQEPPPADHPLLKLDNVLALPHIGGNTAEVAVHQTRVLVPEIERLLARQKPLYMLNPEVWPGFDLREPRQAAAQDVTLQERP, from the coding sequence ATGAGGATACTCGCCACAGCCACGCTCGAAGAAGCCGGTCTGGAGAGACTGCGCCAGCATGCGGAGGTGCTCTACGAACCGATGAGGGAGGGGCATGCCTTCCTCTCCGGCGAGGAGATGATCGAAAAGCTGCACGGTGTTGAGATACTGATCACCGAGGCGGACCTGGTGACGGCCGAGGTGTTCGAAAAGGCCCGGTCATTGAAAGTGGTCGTCTCCTGTCGTGGCTGGGCGGTCAATATCGATGTCCCAGCGGCGACGGCCAACGGGGTACTGGTGTTGAATACGCCGGGGCGAAACGCCGATGCGGTGGCTGATTTGACGGTGTGTATGATGATCATGCTGGCGCGCAAAGTACCGCAGATCATGAAGCTGATGGCTGACCCGGCGGTAGCGGAGAATCCCCTGCTGCTATTGATGCAGGTGTACTTTGGTCTTCAAGGAAGCGAGTTGTGGGACAAGACGGTCGGATTGATCGGCTTTGGTGCTGTGGGTCAGAAGGTGGCGGCAAGACTGGCTGGCTTCGAAGCCAGGGTCATTGCCTTTGATCCGTACCAGCCTGACGAGGTCCTGGCACACCACAACGTACGCCAAGTCGATCTCCATACCCTGCTCCGCGAGTCTGACTATGTCTCGCTTCATGCCAGGGTGACCCCGGAAACGACCGGCCTGCTGGGCGAGGCCGAGTTCGCTCTTATGAAGCCCACTGCCTATTTCCTGAACCTGGCACGCGCGGCCCTGACGGACGAAGATGCACTGGTGCGGGTTCTGCAGCAGGGGAAGATCGCCGGTGCCGGCCTGGACGTGTTCACGCAGGAGCCGCCCCCGGCCGATCACCCACTGCTCAAACTGGACAACGTGCTGGCCTTGCCCCACATTGGAGGGAACACCGCGGAGGTGGCGGTGCACCAGACCCGGGTGCTGGTGCCCGAGATCGAAAGGTTGCTGGCCCGACAGAAACCGCTGTATATGCTGAATCCCGAGGTCTGGCCGGGTTTTGATCTGCGCGAACCCAGGCAGGCTGCAGCGCAGGACGTGACTCTACAGGAGAGACCATGA
- the ulaF gene encoding L-ribulose-5-phosphate 4-epimerase UlaF — translation MSKETAYQEAALKQQIVDITNELFQADIVTPSGGNVSGRIEGADTVWITPTRMFKGSLTVDDLIRVDLEGNMLEGRTQPSIETPMHTGIMRARPGVLAVVHSHAPHATAMAVCGVCVPPISFDAFLVSKLPVVPFAMSGAELAEAVLERIGDWPGAFLQNHGLLAVGKSLRSAANLTLTVEHIGKILCIARTLGGSNELQTLPADLIVGLEGLGAQFAQMIV, via the coding sequence ATGAGCAAAGAGACCGCTTACCAGGAAGCTGCACTCAAACAGCAGATCGTCGACATCACCAATGAGCTGTTCCAGGCAGACATTGTGACGCCCTCGGGCGGTAATGTGAGCGGGCGAATCGAAGGCGCAGACACCGTCTGGATCACCCCGACGCGCATGTTCAAGGGCAGCCTCACTGTCGACGACCTGATCCGGGTCGACCTGGAAGGCAACATGCTGGAGGGCAGAACCCAGCCATCCATTGAAACTCCGATGCATACTGGCATCATGCGCGCGCGGCCTGGGGTGTTAGCGGTAGTGCACAGCCACGCCCCCCACGCAACGGCGATGGCTGTGTGCGGAGTATGCGTTCCGCCGATTAGCTTTGATGCCTTCTTGGTATCCAAACTGCCGGTCGTGCCGTTCGCCATGAGCGGCGCAGAGCTGGCCGAGGCGGTGCTGGAGCGCATTGGCGACTGGCCGGGCGCCTTTCTGCAAAACCATGGCCTGCTGGCCGTTGGCAAAAGCCTGCGTTCCGCTGCCAATCTGACACTGACAGTAGAGCATATCGGCAAGATTCTGTGCATTGCCAGAACTCTGGGCGGCAGCAACGAGCTGCAAACCCTGCCGGCGGACCTGATCGTTGGACTCGAGGGCCTGGGAGCACAGTTCGCGCAGATGATCGTCTAG
- a CDS encoding Papain family cysteine protease — MFRRCVVVPVLCLMLIVASLSPLSTRTCLAQGGAALAPIEHRGPIVSVPMADRPPRAGYVPMQVDLSHLKAELPAGVDLSALPSRWDWRETGKVSPVKDQGACGACYAFALNAAFESRLLIDGAGLFDWSENNAKECFWEELNDSRPWGWPVGSCDGANCSVVANQYARFGTVNEACDPYIPSDVNCKTDCPYQKTLLGWSLINGSTIPDPSIIKAYIQAVGPVHTSLYAGNGDAWDTEFNNYDGSYTLYYPGTRATNHAVLIVGWDDNLTHAGGKGAWIVKNSWGAGWGSGGFFTIAYGSARIGTDTGFVSAWMNYDSSGGLLHYDEAGMNDTVGWAGSKTDWGLAAFTPPRNTRATRFEFWTTDATTDVDLYVYDTFDGNSPSGLLWSQLNLSYNEAGYHSVPINPSLALYAGKDVFLVVQFTNAATNYPLPVDRFSPYQWNRTFHSYDGSPGSWNDVGARFHADVAIRLRTGDPVVVPTATPTITRTPTRTLTLTRTLTPSPTWKPFTPAAWVRIPVLLKRVDVRALPTMQATATRTPTGGAPSAMPTGTRTATPTATGSAVPPTATPTPTATGQAPAVVKVGLPGGPASLAVNAANGRLYVARESASDVAVLTLSNLQWVTNRPLDVAPIAVRVDGGLGRAYTGWGEPLYVFSCSDNSFQGELPVGPYEISELAVNAANHRVYVGETAVLVDQQDKVYVFDGTNQTLIGSVDLGVSPHYESLGLAVNPASGLGYAAYSGDHKVAIIDASGNLLGRITSSQMARWPDDPWLALNPATGRLYLRGETATVVIGLAANVELGTLNRTGLIAIDEGRNRIYVHDGDRVYVFDGVTSTRVRETDLGAWYAVTDIAFDPVNRRVLLAAPDDDLILVVPD; from the coding sequence ATGTTCCGCCGGTGCGTCGTTGTGCCTGTCCTCTGTCTGATGCTCATCGTAGCGTCGCTCAGCCCACTGTCGACTCGAACGTGCCTGGCTCAAGGCGGAGCTGCCCTGGCCCCCATTGAGCATCGGGGGCCCATCGTGTCTGTCCCGATGGCCGACAGACCCCCTCGTGCTGGCTACGTGCCCATGCAGGTAGACCTGTCTCACCTCAAGGCAGAACTCCCGGCTGGCGTTGACCTGTCCGCTTTGCCTTCGCGTTGGGACTGGCGTGAGACGGGCAAGGTCAGCCCGGTAAAGGATCAGGGTGCTTGCGGGGCATGCTACGCGTTTGCTCTCAACGCGGCCTTTGAGTCGCGGTTGCTTATCGACGGGGCCGGGCTTTTCGACTGGTCTGAGAACAATGCGAAAGAATGCTTCTGGGAGGAGTTGAACGACTCCCGCCCTTGGGGCTGGCCCGTGGGTAGCTGCGATGGCGCCAATTGCTCTGTGGTAGCCAATCAATATGCGCGTTTTGGCACCGTGAATGAGGCCTGCGACCCATACATACCCAGTGATGTCAACTGCAAGACCGACTGCCCCTATCAGAAAACTCTGCTCGGGTGGAGCCTGATCAATGGCAGCACTATCCCTGATCCCAGCATCATCAAGGCGTACATCCAGGCCGTGGGGCCGGTTCACACCTCGCTCTACGCCGGCAATGGCGACGCGTGGGATACCGAGTTCAACAACTATGACGGGTCCTACACGCTGTACTACCCGGGCACGCGGGCAACCAACCACGCCGTGCTCATTGTTGGATGGGACGACAATCTGACTCACGCCGGCGGCAAGGGGGCCTGGATCGTCAAGAATAGCTGGGGCGCGGGCTGGGGCAGCGGTGGGTTTTTCACCATTGCCTATGGCTCGGCGAGGATCGGCACGGATACTGGCTTTGTCTCGGCGTGGATGAATTATGACTCGTCCGGCGGTCTGCTTCACTACGATGAGGCAGGCATGAATGACACCGTCGGCTGGGCCGGCAGCAAGACAGACTGGGGGTTGGCCGCCTTCACGCCGCCCCGAAACACCAGGGCAACCCGGTTCGAGTTTTGGACTACCGATGCCACGACCGATGTCGACCTCTACGTGTACGATACCTTTGACGGCAACAGCCCCAGCGGGTTGCTGTGGAGCCAGTTGAACCTATCCTACAACGAAGCTGGCTATCATTCGGTGCCGATCAATCCTAGCCTTGCGCTCTATGCCGGCAAGGATGTGTTCCTGGTGGTGCAGTTCACCAATGCGGCCACGAACTATCCTCTGCCGGTCGATAGATTCAGTCCGTATCAGTGGAATCGTACCTTTCACAGCTATGATGGTAGCCCTGGATCGTGGAACGATGTCGGGGCGCGGTTTCACGCCGACGTGGCCATTCGGCTGCGAACCGGCGATCCGGTTGTCGTGCCGACGGCCACACCGACCATTACCAGGACGCCCACTCGTACGCTGACTCTCACGCGCACCCTGACTCCGTCGCCTACGTGGAAGCCGTTCACCCCGGCGGCATGGGTGCGCATTCCGGTGCTGCTAAAGAGGGTTGACGTTAGAGCGCTGCCAACGATGCAGGCTACCGCCACGCGCACGCCAACGGGAGGAGCGCCGAGTGCGATGCCCACTGGCACCAGGACGGCGACTCCTACGGCAACTGGATCGGCCGTGCCGCCGACTGCTACGCCTACGCCAACAGCGACGGGCCAGGCTCCCGCGGTGGTCAAGGTGGGCCTGCCAGGAGGTCCGGCAAGCCTGGCGGTGAACGCAGCCAATGGGCGGCTCTATGTTGCCAGAGAGAGCGCATCGGATGTGGCGGTGTTGACCCTCAGCAATCTGCAGTGGGTGACCAACCGACCGCTCGACGTAGCGCCAATCGCAGTGCGAGTCGATGGCGGTCTCGGTCGGGCCTATACTGGCTGGGGAGAGCCGCTCTATGTGTTCTCGTGCAGTGACAACTCGTTCCAGGGCGAGCTGCCGGTGGGGCCCTATGAGATCAGCGAGCTCGCGGTGAACGCGGCGAATCACAGGGTGTACGTGGGCGAAACGGCGGTGCTCGTTGATCAGCAGGACAAGGTCTATGTCTTTGACGGCACGAACCAGACGCTGATTGGTTCCGTTGACCTTGGCGTAAGCCCGCACTATGAGAGCCTGGGATTGGCGGTGAATCCTGCCAGCGGTCTGGGCTATGCCGCCTACTCGGGAGATCACAAGGTGGCGATCATCGACGCTAGCGGCAACCTGCTCGGCCGGATAACCTCCAGCCAGATGGCACGGTGGCCAGACGATCCCTGGCTGGCCTTGAATCCGGCGACCGGCCGTCTGTACCTGCGGGGCGAGACGGCAACGGTGGTCATTGGCCTTGCCGCCAACGTTGAGCTCGGTACCCTGAATCGAACAGGCCTGATCGCCATCGACGAGGGCCGCAACAGGATCTATGTTCACGACGGGGACAGGGTCTATGTGTTCGACGGCGTGACCAGTACCAGAGTGCGTGAAACCGACCTCGGCGCCTGGTACGCCGTCACCGACATTGCCTTCGACCCGGTCAATCGACGGGTGCTCCTGGCGGCGCCGGATGACGACCTGATTCTCGTTGTGCCCGACTAG